Below is a window of Solanum stenotomum isolate F172 chromosome 7, ASM1918654v1, whole genome shotgun sequence DNA.
tcattGTCAGCAACCCCAATAACAAGGATATGATTCCTTGTTGGATCtttaagtttgttaaatcatgaaaacttaACATCAACTCCAAAATAACAATGTATCCGAAATTAGGATGCAATGTATTGAGACGTTTTGGGATGTATCCGGATTCCAtcaaatttaaggaattttGTGATTTGGAAAACAGTaagaatatgatataattagcttttaatattatgaattttgtgtaaaactctcatattattattattattattattattattattattagttattactACATAATTATCATAAAATTCTCTATTTGTTATAGTAACATCCAATAGGTCATGTAATTGTCTACTCAGAAACTATGTTGCATTTGCAAAAAAGACTCAACCTTGATGTTGGGTCTTATTCAATATTAATTATGTTACTATATGACATACGaccaattcaaaataaaaattgactgGGGTTGACGATGAGTGTGCCTCTTTTTTCTTATCCACAAGACTTCCAAAGTTCTTTATGTGTGTTTTATTATAATAGGAAGGtacatgttttaatttattatcaGGTTTTGATTTGATACggagttttaaaaaataaaaattttgaattttatggtttcaactaaagatatgtagaatgtatcaaTACTTTTTTATCGTATGGTCTGAAACATGTCAAAtacaaagttaaaattaaagaattgcaaaaaatgaaaaacgacactattcttttttaaacggactaCTACTTGAGGACTTTCCAAAGAATGTGTTGTTGTGTCTATTATTTctcattttaataataaaagttgATTGTTTACttgaacaaaatatttcatattgatAGAGAAAGTGTACTATCTTAGAAAATTGTATGGTAAGATATTAATCcttatcaaaattttctttcacATTTTCCTCTATATTAGGTCTTCATTTTCTTCCCAAAAGTCAAAATGCACTCTTAAATACCTAACATTGacaaaggaaaaataaagagtatttttttttaaccctccataggagctcccacccccttttgctcccttggtgactcgaactcgcaacattcgagttggaagtgaggggtgcttaccatccgagcaactccctctcgtcgaATATCATATCAAGTAGAATTCCCTTTTATTAAGCTTCTTGGAAAGACTTATCAAGGAACTTGAGAGACCCTTTGCAACAAACTTCATATATAGGCTTATTGAAAATATGAAAtgcacttttctttttagtcagttccGAAAAGAATACTCTATGTTTTTagatttagtaataatttaactttaaaatgtctatatatagtcacacaaacatttatgacttgttttaaatcataagtttcaaaagtcaacttttctttcttaaatttcttgtcaaatcaaataatatcacataaattgagacataaAAAGTTTCAATTATGAGGTAGGCAATCtgacataataataatatcatcatTTGAAACTTATTATCTTACGTAAGGAAGGTTAGAAATTAGAATTATTCAATTGTTAGAGGACTTTGTCCATCATTTAATGTAGTCTTTATAAAAGTAGATATACATGAGAATGACATATTCAAAACTGTAgacttaattttataatttgatcaaaaaaatattttcacgcaattagttttctttaaaaatgaaatttataatcttaaaaatagaataaattatgtattacaataaataaaaataacaaaatgatataaaagaatatttatactGATAATGtagaaaacatatataagctCTTTATTATTACATCTTAATTTAGAGTTTAAGCCGCAATAAAAATTTACCTGCACCAAGCATTCACACCAAACTAATGCATGCTAGGCATGCGTCTTTGGTATGTATATTTGGTACTTAACTATGATCGACTCTAATATGTATTTTCACATTACCttttaaatactaaaattaattttattggtTTAATCAGTAATCACCCATTACGgataaatatttaagtaaactAACTTGAACggcaaaacaaaaataaaacatagaACAACGTAACTATAATGCCACTATATATTAAAGCTCCATAGTGAAATTGGGTAACACATGTATGATCTAATCGTTAATGAAATGGATAAGGTGCACGCAAGTTAATAcatcaattttattataaaaaaataaaaagaaatttcgTACTTAACAAGaaagcaaaaataataaaacactGTCGTTGAAAACTTggaacaaattcaaaattttcaatattatattgtttgCCATTTAATTTTCTGCCCAACCCTAACTGTCCTAGGTTTGTGATAGAAAATAAATGGAATAAATTGGCTTTagcatttattaataaaatacagGGATAAAAATTGTCGACATTAGAAGTTGCTGCATAAGAATGAAATAATCTTAAGACTTAAGTTATTAAATATATAGTTGACCATATAGCTGCTAATTAATTTGTCATTTCTTTATCATCAAAAAAACACAGCAGTagcagtttttttttaaaaagaatattaatttACTATATGTCCATGATAAATTGGTTAATTGAAAAGATTATTAAACGTACGTTTTACTTGCCTTAGACTCTAACAAAAACTTAAGACTATCATAATAATGTTATATTCAGTGTAATCTCATAAATGAGATATTCTAAAATCTTCGACTCAAGTAATAACATATCCAATGTAATCTCACAAATGAGATATCTATGTAATTTTTGCTCATACcttatatgaaaataaaaaattatttctaatagaTCCTCGATTTAATATAATAACATATCGAATATAATCTTGCATATGTGATAATATTCTAACAAAAATGATATGTACATAATCTTGTTTCAACtttatgaagatgaagaagttatTTACGATAGATCCTTCGCTGACCCAcaactattattttaaaaatgtgaAGACTATATGAAAAATCCTACATCATATTAGGAAACCACATAGAAGGGACTAGAAAGTGGATGAATCAATGCAAAAGAATACTAATCCCCAAAGTTATGGGGAAAAGGGAACATCAATTACACCTCCACGCAAACTTAAGAAGACAGCAAATTCAAGCACCTTTTTAGGTTGTTTACAtgtgaaaatgtttttcacgaaatatcttttttttggataatattttttctggaaaataaatgagacatttatttattttcagtGTTCAGTAAAGAAGCATCAAATAATATTAtctcataaatattttatataatctaGATAAATATTATAGAATAAGAATTGAAGGGTACGTAGGTGTATGAGGTGGTGCGGCTCTTGGAGGGTGATGGTGGCCGCAAGCAGAGGCGGAGCTAGGTGGGGTTCATGAGTTCGGACGAATTCACTAGCTTTTCGTAGactttatatttgtattagaaaattataaaaaattatgtatattaacttgtgaatcCCAAACAAATTGATTTAGCACCCCCAAATTTTTAACTTTGGCTCCGCCTCTGGCCGCAAGCCGGTGTGTTGAAGGGTGGGGAGGAGACAATTAGTAGAAAGCTATTTAGAAAGTTTATTTTCACTTccattgaaaaaataatttttcacatttaaaaaaaaatattttcgcaaaaaattgatcaactaaacataaaaaaaaaaaaatttaaaatatttttctctgtAGCAGACATAAATAATATGTTCAAACAGTAGAAAATTCGAGGTACATACTTAGATCAATAGATAATATATAGTATGTGTACGTATTTATGTTGAAATTGTAAAAGCAAAGTTGTTAACGCGCAAAGAACATATTCAGATAATGTTGTTTTACTGCACTGAAATTCCTGGAAACTCCCAGTAGTAATTATTGAttcgaattaaaataaaaaattcaaatctgaAAATATTGTTCTTCCTTTTAGATTTGTTTTGCGTTTTCACCTCTTTTATAGATTCTATAATACAACTCATTTTCACATTTCTTAGAATTTGTGTAGAGACAAATTCATGATATAAGTTTTATAGGTGATCTTTAAGAATTTTCAGCCATATACTTTTAAAGTTATGTATggagtaatatttattatttataacaAGTTTACTAAATttcttaatataaatttatgctcCATATTGAAAGTAGTTAATTTAGATGTATTCGATCCTCTGGATTAATTTATTGAGTAGTGAATTTCTATATAGATGGATAGAGATAATTTAGTAGAAAACATGAAATGATAATTCTTGCAAGTTTAGCAGGGAAAAATGTTTAACACGACACAATTAAGACAAGGCGAGCATAGAGGGGCAGATGAGTgttcatttaaattttgagtCACTTTGATTACGAatgatatattaattttaaatgacaaaattaagaAGTATATcagacttttttttcttttatttatgtaGTAAATGATGAGTTCTTTAGTAACAATTATAACTCTGCTATTAAACTAGACCGACCAGGTTTGGATTTCAAATTTGTCGGAAAGATTAGGTATGTTTGATAGTTCAATATATGAGAAAAAAGCTCGATTTATTTGAATACAAATCTTACTAGGCCCTATGCTTTAAAATTGTGGTCCCACTTtttatttcaaagttttcatTGATATGTTTTTATTATTGTACACCCTTAAGATGATCATGTTCCCCGCAAAAAACAACGAAATAGTGCTCACTAGCCATTTTTTCGACCTCATCTCtaagaaaaataatcattttttaaaattcgacAAGTAAAACTTCATGACAATATCCTGGAACTTtacatgtgaaatttgaaacttcAGAACAATAGCTATTTACAAACACTAAAACGTTAACTATTTGTAActttaccaaaaataaattcatCCAAATAGTGTGGAAGGAAGCTGGAAATGCTTGGACATTACAAAAAAACACATCACCTCCAATGGATACATAATTAAAGTCAATAAATTGCCGTTATAACGTCTTACGCGGGGCATACTTTAGCTTCACTATAAAAGGATCGTCCATgaaacaaatttgttcatccaaTTCCAAACACAATTGAATCTTTTCTCTCGTATATCAATTAACTACATCTCAATCCTGAACTAGTTAAGTTTCGTCGATCGCCATACATACTACAAACATTAATTTCATTAACCTCGCATTTTCCACCTTTACATAGTCAAAGAAAGACTTGTCCATGATGTTTCAAGCAAACTTGCATTATCTCTGCATGAACATTACACTTGATTTGCCATCTGAAGTTGATTTCTCCAGCAAAAAAAGATGGCACTTAGCTTTTGCTACAATCTATTGTTCCAGAGCTTTTAAAATTAAGACCAGCACTAAAGCACTACATGGAGCTGCCTACAATCCAAAAAAAGCACTTCATGAATCGACTGATACAATCGCGATTGATGTAGTTCAAGACCACCCTTTTTTCTCAGGCATTGATCAGTCAAGTCTATCTAAGCTTGTCAAGGATAAAAGCGTTGACGAACTTGCTAACCTTGGAGGTGTACAAGGTGTTGCTGCTTCTCTCAAAAGTGATACAACTGATGGTGTAAGCGGAGATCAAGAAGATGTAGCACGTAGACATGAGGCTTTTGGAAGCAACACGTATCGTAAGCCACCTAGTAAAAGTTTCTTCATCTTTGTTTGGGAATCATTCAAAGATCCTACTATCATTATACTTTTGCTCTGTGCTGCTCTGTCTCTTGGGTTTGGAATTAAGGAGCACGGACTGAAAGAAGGATGGTAtgatggagggagtatttatgTCGCGGTGTTTCTTGTCATTGCTGTTTCGTCTATTAGTAATTTTAGACAAAACAGACAGTTTGATAAGCTATCCAAAGTGAGCAAAAATATTCCAGTAGAAGCTGTTAGAAATGGAAGGCGCCAACAGatatcaatttttgaaattgttgttggagATGTCATTTGCTTGAAGATTGGAGATCAAGTCCCTGCTGATGGGATTTTGGTAGAAGGCCATTCTTTACAAGTGGATGAATCTAGCATGACAGGTGAAAGTGATCACGTCGCGATTAATATCAGCCAAAATCCATTCTTGATTTCTGGCACGAAGGTTGTCGATGGCTATGGCATGATGCTTGTGACATCGGTTGGAATGAACACGACCTGGGGTGAAATGATGAGCCAAATCAGCAGTGATTCTAATGAGCAAACTCCTCTCCAAGAACGACTCAACAAGCTTACTACATCGATTGGTAAAGTTGGGTTGCTAGTTGCTTTCTTAGTTCTCGTTGTCCTATTGGTTAGATACTTTACTGGGACGACAAAAGATGAGAATGGGAACAAAGAATTCAACGGGAGCAAGACATCATCTGATGATGTGATCAATGCTGTGGTGGGAATTGTTGCTGCTGCTGTTACCATTGTTGTTGTCGCGATTCCTGAAGGCTTGCCTTTAGCTGTTACACTTACTCTGGCTTATTCCATGAAGAGAATGATGGCTGATCAGGCAATGGTTAGAAAGCTCTCCGCATGCGAGACTATGGGATCTGCCACCACCATCTGTACAGACAAAACAGGTACTCTTACATTAAATAAGATGACCGTAACAAAGTTTTTCTTAGGCAAACAGCACGTGAAGGCAGAATGTCATACATCAATTTCAGCAAAAGTTCTTGAACTATTCCATCAAGGGGTTGGATTAAACACTACAGGTAGTGTTTTCAAGTCCTCCGATCCATCTTCCAGCTTTGAGTTCTCAGGCAGCCCTACTGAAAAAGCTATTCTTTCATGGGCTGTTATGGAACTGAACATGGATATGGatcaaatgaaaagaaatttcAACATTCTACATGTGGAAGCTTTCAATTCGGAGAAAAAGAAGAGCGGTGTCCTGATCAAGAACATTACTGATGGCACAATTCATGCACATTGGAAAGGTGCTGCTGAAATGATTTCAAGAATGTGCTCCCACTACTATGATCCAGAAGGGAACGTAAAACCTCTCGACCAATCAGATAAGGAAGAATGTGACAGGATAATTGAAGGAATGGCTGCCAGCAGCCTGAGATGTATCGCATTCGCACACAAGCAAGTGCCAAAAGCTGAGCAGAAGGATAATGAACATATGCACGGAAATGTTCCAGACAACTCTTTCATTCTTTTGGGCTTTGTTGGCCTAAAAGATCCATGTCGTCCAGGCGTGAAGAAAGCAGTGGAAGATTGCCAAAATGCTGGTGTGAACATCAAGATGATCACTGGTGACAACGTGTTCACTGCAAAAGCCATAGCAACAGAATGTGGGATTCTCCATCCTAATCAGGAAGCAGATGAAGGAGCAGTCATAGAAGGTGAAGAATTTCGCAACCTAACAGATGAAGTACGGATGGAGAGAGTGGAGAAGATACGTGTGATGGCAAGATCATCCCCTTTTGACAAACTTCTAATGGTGCAGTGCTTGAGAAAGAAAGGTCATGTGGTCGCAGTGACAGGTGATGGAACGAATGATGCACCAGCTTTAAAGGAAGCAGATATAGGACTTTCTATGGGAATTCAGGGCACTGAAGTAGCTAAAGAGAGTTCTGATATTGTCATCTTGGATGATAATTTTGCTTCAGTTGCCACAGTTTTGAAATGGGGAAGGTGTGTCTATAACAACATCCAGAAATTCATCCAATTTCAGCTCACAGTAAATGTGGCTGCGCTCGTGATCAATTTTGTAGCAGCTGTTTCATCTGGTGAGGTACCACTCACAGCAGTACAGTTGCTGTGGGTAAATTTGATCATGGACACATTAGGGGCATTAGCACTTGCGACAGAGAAGCCAACCGAGGAACTCATGAAGAAGAAACCAGTCGGTAGGACTGCACCGCTTATCACCAACATTATGTGGAGAAATCTAATGGCTCAGGCCTTATATCAGATTGCTGTTTTATTGACCTTACAATTCAGAGGAGAATCAATCTTTGGTGTCAGCAAGAGGGTAAACGATACATTGATCTTCAACACATTTGTTCTTTGCCAAGTGTTCAATGAATTCAACGCACGAAACCAGGAGAAGAAGAATGTCTTTAGGGGAATACACAAGAACAAGTTGTTCATGGCAATCATCGGAATAACATTGGTTCTCCAAGT
It encodes the following:
- the LOC125870655 gene encoding putative calcium-transporting ATPase 13, plasma membrane-type isoform X1, with amino-acid sequence MMFQANLHYLCMNITLDLPSEVDFSSKKRWHLAFATIYCSRAFKIKTSTKALHGAAYNPKKALHESTDTIAIDVVQDHPFFSGIDQSSLSKLVKDKSVDELANLGGVQGVAASLKSDTTDGVSGDQEDVARRHEAFGSNTYRKPPSKSFFIFVWESFKDPTIIILLLCAALSLGFGIKEHGLKEGWYDGGSIYVAVFLVIAVSSISNFRQNRQFDKLSKVSKNIPVEAVRNGRRQQISIFEIVVGDVICLKIGDQVPADGILVEGHSLQVDESSMTGESDHVAINISQNPFLISGTKVVDGYGMMLVTSVGMNTTWGEMMSQISSDSNEQTPLQERLNKLTTSIGKVGLLVAFLVLVVLLVRYFTGTTKDENGNKEFNGSKTSSDDVINAVVGIVAAAVTIVVVAIPEGLPLAVTLTLAYSMKRMMADQAMVRKLSACETMGSATTICTDKTGTLTLNKMTVTKFFLGKQHVKAECHTSISAKVLELFHQGVGLNTTGSVFKSSDPSSSFEFSGSPTEKAILSWAVMELNMDMDQMKRNFNILHVEAFNSEKKKSGVLIKNITDGTIHAHWKGAAEMISRMCSHYYDPEGNVKPLDQSDKEECDRIIEGMAASSLRCIAFAHKQVPKAEQKDNEHMHGNVPDNSFILLGFVGLKDPCRPGVKKAVEDCQNAGVNIKMITGDNVFTAKAIATECGILHPNQEADEGAVIEGEEFRNLTDEVRMERVEKIRVMARSSPFDKLLMVQCLRKKGHVVAVTGDGTNDAPALKEADIGLSMGIQGTEVAKESSDIVILDDNFASVATVLKWGRCVYNNIQKFIQFQLTVNVAALVINFVAAVSSGEVPLTAVQLLWVNLIMDTLGALALATEKPTEELMKKKPVGRTAPLITNIMWRNLMAQALYQIAVLLTLQFRGESIFGVSKRVNDTLIFNTFVLCQVFNEFNARNQEKKNVFKGIHKNKLFMAIIGITLVLQVVMVEFLKKFANTERLNWGQWGICIGFAAASWPIGWLVRCINVPERPFFSYLRLNYLKALFK